Proteins encoded within one genomic window of Melospiza melodia melodia isolate bMelMel2 chromosome 27, bMelMel2.pri, whole genome shotgun sequence:
- the HDAC1 gene encoding histone deacetylase 1: MALTQGTKRKVCYYYDGDVGNYYYGQGHPMKPHRIRMTHNLLLNYGLYRKMEIYRPHKANAEEMTKYHSDDYIKFLRSIRPDNMSEYSKQMQRFNVGEDCPVFDGLFEFCQLSAGGSVASAVKLNKQQTDIAVNWAGGLHHAKKSEASGFCYVNDIVLAILELLKYHQRVLYIDIDIHHGDGVEEAFYTTDRVMTVSFHKYGEYFPGTGDLRDIGAGKGKYYAVNYPLRDGIDDESYEAIFKPVISKVMETFQPSAVVLQCGSDSLSGDRLGCFNLTIKGHAKCVEFVKSFNLPMLMLGGGGYTIRNVARCWTYETAVALDTEIPNELPYNDYFEYFGPDFKLHISPSNMTNQNTNEYLEKIKQRLFENLRMLPHAPGVQMQPIPEDAVQEDSGDEEEDDPEKRISIRNSNKRISCDEEFSDSEDEGEGGRKNVANFKKAKRVKAEEEKEEEEKKDEKEEEKAKEEKAAAATAAAEPKGVKEETKST, from the exons GGGATGTTGGGAATTATTATTATGGCCAAGGACATCCCATGAAACCCCACAGGATCCGCATGACCCACAACCTGCTGCTCAACTATGGGCTCTACAGGAAGATGGAGATCTAT CGTCCCCACAAGGCCAATGCAGAGGAGATGACCAAGTACCACAGTGATGATTACATCAAATTCCTCAGGTCCATCCGCCCTGACAACATGTCTGAGTACAGCAAGCAGATGCAGAGAT TTAATGTAGGGGAGGACTGCCCTGTGTTTGATGGGCTCTTTGAGTTCTGTCAGCTCTCTGCTGGAGGCTCTGTTG CCAGTGCAGTGAAGCTGAACAAGCAGCAGACAGACATTGCAGTGAACTGGGCTGGAGGGCTCCACCACGCCAAGAAATCAGAAGCTTCTGGGTTCTGCTACGTCAACGACATCGTGCTGGCCATCCTGGAGCTCCTCAA GTACCACCAGCGAGTGCTGTACATTGACATCGACATCCACCACGGGGATGGGGTGGAGGAGGCTTTTTACACCACAGACAGGGTCATGACCGTGTCCTTCCACAAATATGGAGAATATTTCCCAGGAACTGGGGACCTGAGG GACATTGGGGCAGGCAAAGGGAAATACTACGCTGTGAATTACCCGCTGCGGGACGGCATCGACGACGAGTCCTACGAAGCCATTTTCAAACCT GTGATCTCCAAGGTGATGGAGACGTTCCAGCCCAGCGCTGTTGTCCTGCAGTGTGGCTCTGATTCCCtgtctggggacaggctgggctgcTTCAACCTCACCATCAAAG GCCATGCCAAGTGTGTGGAGTTTGTGAAGAGCTTTAACCTGCCCATGCTGATGCTGGGAGGAGGGGGGTACACAATCAGGAACGTGGCTCGCTGCTGGACCTACGAGACTGCTGTGGCTCTGGACACTGAGATCCCCAATG AACTTCCATACAACGACTACTTTGAGTACTTTGGGCCAGACTTCAAGCTGCACATCAGCCCCTCCAACATGACCAACCAGAACACCAACGAATACCTGGAGAAAATCAA GCAGAGGCTCTTTGAGAACCTGAGGATGCTCCCTCACGCTCCCGGGGTGCAGATGCAGCCAATTCCTGAGGATGCTGTGCAGGAGGACAgcggggatgaggaggaggatgatccTGAGAAACGCATCTCCA TCAGAAACTCCAACAAGAGAATCTCCTGTGATGAGGAATTCTCTGACTCTGAGGACGAGGGCGAGGGCGGCCGCAAGAACGTGGCCAACTTCAAAAAAGCCAAACGTGTGAAggcagaggaggagaaggaggaggaggagaagaaag atgagaaagaagaggaaaaagcaaaagaggaaaaagcagcagcagcaacagcagcagcagaacccaaAGG GGTGAAGGAGGAGACAAAATCCacctga
- the TMEM39B gene encoding transmembrane protein 39B isoform X1 codes for MSWVQLFLPHGSGNFVWANPCSHLIEICNFCQPLTARVSPSVSELWRTSPCSLLAPPGRSGSGTGLSSPPLAAQTVVPLRHCKIPELPMERSVLFELQLFFCHLVALFVHYINIYKTVWWYPPSHPPSHTSLNFHLIDFNVLTVTTIVLARRLIGAVVKEASQSGKVSLPRSILLVLTRFAVLTGTGWSLCRSIIHLFRTYSFLNLLFLCYPFGMYIPFLQLNCDFRKAGLFTQVTNIGPRDTGEVTARGRDYLTVLKETWKQHTRQMYGMEAMPSHACCLSPDLIRNEVEFLKMDFNWRMKEVLVSSMLSAYYVAFVPVWFVKNTQYYDKRWSCELFLLVSISTSVILMQYLLPARYCDLLHKAAAHLGCWQKVDPALCSNVLQHQWTEECMWPQGVLVKHSKNVYKAVGHYNVAVPSDVSHFRFHFFFSKPLRILNILILLEGAVIFYQLYSLISSEKWHQTISLALILFSNYYAFFKLLRDRLVLGKAYSYAASRDSEQKLN; via the exons ATGTCCTGGGTCCAACTATTTCTCCCTCATGGATCCGGGAATTTTGTGTGGGCAAACCCCTGCTCGCATCTGATTGAAATTTGTAATTTCTGCCAACCACTGACAGCTCGAGTTTCCCCATCAGTCTCAGAGCTGTGGAGGACATCCCCCTGCTCActcttggctccccctggcaggAGTGGCTCGGGGACAGGCCTGTCCAGCCCCCCTCTGGCAGCCCAGACCGTCGTCCCCCTGCGGCACTGCAAGATCCCCGAGCTGCCCATGGAGAGGAGCGTCCTGTTcgagctgcagctcttcttctgccACCTCGTCGCCCTCTTCGTCCACTACATCAACATCTACAAGACAGTGTGGTGGTaccctccctcccaccctccctCTCACACCTCCCTG AACTTTCACCTCATTGACTTCAACGTGCTGACGGTGACAACCATCGTCCTGGCACGGCGCCTCATCGGTGCTGTCGTCAAGGAG GCTTCCCAGAGtggcaaggtgtccctgccacgctCCATCTTGCTGGTGCTCACTCGCTTCGCCGTGCTCACGGGCACGGGCTGGAGCTTGTGTCGCTCCATCATCCACCTCTTCAGGACCTACTCCTTCCTCAACCTCCTGTTCCTGTGCTACCC GTTTGGGATGTACATCCCCTTCCTCCAGCTGAACTGTGACTTTCGCAAGGCCGGGCTCTTCACCCAGGTCACCAACATTGGCCCCAGGGACACGGGGGAGGTGACAGCCCGGGGCAGGGACTACCTGACAGTGCTCAAGGAGACCTGGAAGCAGCACACGAGGCAGATGTACGGCATGGAGGCCATGCCCAGCCACGCCTGCTGCCTGTCCCCGGACCTGATCCGCAACGAGGTGGAGTTCCTGAAGATGGACTTCAACTGGCGCATGAAGGAGGTGCTGGTGAGCTCCATGCTCAGTGCCTACTACGTGGCCTTCGTGCCTGTGTGGTTTGTCAAG AACACGCAGTACTACGACAAGCGCTGGTCCTGCGAGCTCTTCCTGCTGGTGTCCATCAGCACCTCGGTGATCCTCATGCAGTACCTGCTCCCTGCCCGCTACTGTGACCTGCTCCACAAGGCTGcagcacacctgggctgctggcaGAAGGTGGATCCTGCCCTCTGCTCCAACGTGCTGCAGCACCA GTGGACTGAGGAGTGCATGTGGCCTCAGGGGGTGCTGGTGAAGCACAGCAAGAACGTCTACAAGGCCGTGGGTCACTACAACGTGGCCGTGCCCTCGGACGTGTCGCACTTCAGATTCCAC TTCTTTTTCAGCAAACCGCTGCGAATCCTCAACATCCTGATCCTGCTGGAAGGAGCTGTCATCTTCTACCAGCTCTACTCGCTGATTTCCTCGGAGAAGTGGCACCAGACGATCTCCCTGGCTCTGATCCTCTTCAGCAATTACTACGCCTTCTTCAAGCTGCTGCGGGACCGCCTGGTGCTGGGCAAAGCCTACTCCTATGCTGCCAGCAGGGACTCAGAGCAGaagttaaattaa
- the TMEM39B gene encoding transmembrane protein 39B isoform X3, with protein sequence MQRISLASCACSHTKRLLWLNSFFLLRSGSGTGLSSPPLAAQTVVPLRHCKIPELPMERSVLFELQLFFCHLVALFVHYINIYKTVWWYPPSHPPSHTSLNFHLIDFNVLTVTTIVLARRLIGAVVKEASQSGKVSLPRSILLVLTRFAVLTGTGWSLCRSIIHLFRTYSFLNLLFLCYPFGMYIPFLQLNCDFRKAGLFTQVTNIGPRDTGEVTARGRDYLTVLKETWKQHTRQMYGMEAMPSHACCLSPDLIRNEVEFLKMDFNWRMKEVLVSSMLSAYYVAFVPVWFVKNTQYYDKRWSCELFLLVSISTSVILMQYLLPARYCDLLHKAAAHLGCWQKVDPALCSNVLQHQWTEECMWPQGVLVKHSKNVYKAVGHYNVAVPSDVSHFRFHFFFSKPLRILNILILLEGAVIFYQLYSLISSEKWHQTISLALILFSNYYAFFKLLRDRLVLGKAYSYAASRDSEQKLN encoded by the exons ATGCAGAGGATCAGTCTGGCATCCTGTGCCTGCTCACACACGAAGAGGCTCCTCTGGCTAAACTCGTTTTTCCTCCTCAG gAGTGGCTCGGGGACAGGCCTGTCCAGCCCCCCTCTGGCAGCCCAGACCGTCGTCCCCCTGCGGCACTGCAAGATCCCCGAGCTGCCCATGGAGAGGAGCGTCCTGTTcgagctgcagctcttcttctgccACCTCGTCGCCCTCTTCGTCCACTACATCAACATCTACAAGACAGTGTGGTGGTaccctccctcccaccctccctCTCACACCTCCCTG AACTTTCACCTCATTGACTTCAACGTGCTGACGGTGACAACCATCGTCCTGGCACGGCGCCTCATCGGTGCTGTCGTCAAGGAG GCTTCCCAGAGtggcaaggtgtccctgccacgctCCATCTTGCTGGTGCTCACTCGCTTCGCCGTGCTCACGGGCACGGGCTGGAGCTTGTGTCGCTCCATCATCCACCTCTTCAGGACCTACTCCTTCCTCAACCTCCTGTTCCTGTGCTACCC GTTTGGGATGTACATCCCCTTCCTCCAGCTGAACTGTGACTTTCGCAAGGCCGGGCTCTTCACCCAGGTCACCAACATTGGCCCCAGGGACACGGGGGAGGTGACAGCCCGGGGCAGGGACTACCTGACAGTGCTCAAGGAGACCTGGAAGCAGCACACGAGGCAGATGTACGGCATGGAGGCCATGCCCAGCCACGCCTGCTGCCTGTCCCCGGACCTGATCCGCAACGAGGTGGAGTTCCTGAAGATGGACTTCAACTGGCGCATGAAGGAGGTGCTGGTGAGCTCCATGCTCAGTGCCTACTACGTGGCCTTCGTGCCTGTGTGGTTTGTCAAG AACACGCAGTACTACGACAAGCGCTGGTCCTGCGAGCTCTTCCTGCTGGTGTCCATCAGCACCTCGGTGATCCTCATGCAGTACCTGCTCCCTGCCCGCTACTGTGACCTGCTCCACAAGGCTGcagcacacctgggctgctggcaGAAGGTGGATCCTGCCCTCTGCTCCAACGTGCTGCAGCACCA GTGGACTGAGGAGTGCATGTGGCCTCAGGGGGTGCTGGTGAAGCACAGCAAGAACGTCTACAAGGCCGTGGGTCACTACAACGTGGCCGTGCCCTCGGACGTGTCGCACTTCAGATTCCAC TTCTTTTTCAGCAAACCGCTGCGAATCCTCAACATCCTGATCCTGCTGGAAGGAGCTGTCATCTTCTACCAGCTCTACTCGCTGATTTCCTCGGAGAAGTGGCACCAGACGATCTCCCTGGCTCTGATCCTCTTCAGCAATTACTACGCCTTCTTCAAGCTGCTGCGGGACCGCCTGGTGCTGGGCAAAGCCTACTCCTATGCTGCCAGCAGGGACTCAGAGCAGaagttaaattaa
- the MARCKSL1 gene encoding MARCKS-related protein has protein sequence MGSQGSKAAGGDPDAAKANGQENGHVISNGDMTPKAGVEAAPQNGNGSAEPPKEEIEGETGGADSIEPAPAAAEPAEGEEGAATPKEDAPKKKKKFSFKKPFKLSGISFRKNKKEAGDSSGSSPTEERGGSEESPPGGLQPSAPPEEGQEGGEAAGSREEEEEKQQQQQQQGGESHGDTAKAEEPSKGAGSEPAASPEEQKEE, from the exons ATGggcagccagggctccaaggcgGCGGGCGGCGACCCCGACGCCGCCAAGGCCAACGGGCAG GAGAACGGCCATGTCATCTCCAACGGGGACATGACGCCCAAGGCGGGGGTCGAGGCTGCCCCCCAGAACGGGAACGGCTCGGCGGAACCCCCCAAGGAGGAGATCGAGGGCGAAACGGGGGGCGCCGACAGCATCGAGcccgccccggccgccgccgAGCCCGCCGAGGGCGAAGAAGGGGCCGCGACCCCCAAGGAGGACGCCcctaaaaagaagaagaaattctcCTTCAAGAAACCCTTCAAGCTGAGCGGGATCTCCTTCCGCAAGAACAAGAAGGAGGCCGGGGACTCCTCGGGCTCGTCGCCCACCGAGGAGCGGGGCGGCAGCGAGGAGAGCCCGCCCGGGGGGCTGCAGCCCTCGGCGCCCCccgaggaggggcaggagggcggAGAAGCCGCGGGCagccgggaggaggaggaggagaaacagcagcagcagcagcagcagggaggggagagcCACGGAGACACCGCCAAAGCCGAGGAGCCCTCGAAAGGAGCGGGGTCGGAGCCCGCGGCGAGCCcggaggagcagaaggaggagTAG
- the TMEM39B gene encoding transmembrane protein 39B isoform X2, translating into MAGGRRGPNRSSYCRTPLCEPGAAGAAAHSSGSSVTGVRSRTRSGSGTGLSSPPLAAQTVVPLRHCKIPELPMERSVLFELQLFFCHLVALFVHYINIYKTVWWYPPSHPPSHTSLNFHLIDFNVLTVTTIVLARRLIGAVVKEASQSGKVSLPRSILLVLTRFAVLTGTGWSLCRSIIHLFRTYSFLNLLFLCYPFGMYIPFLQLNCDFRKAGLFTQVTNIGPRDTGEVTARGRDYLTVLKETWKQHTRQMYGMEAMPSHACCLSPDLIRNEVEFLKMDFNWRMKEVLVSSMLSAYYVAFVPVWFVKNTQYYDKRWSCELFLLVSISTSVILMQYLLPARYCDLLHKAAAHLGCWQKVDPALCSNVLQHQWTEECMWPQGVLVKHSKNVYKAVGHYNVAVPSDVSHFRFHFFFSKPLRILNILILLEGAVIFYQLYSLISSEKWHQTISLALILFSNYYAFFKLLRDRLVLGKAYSYAASRDSEQKLN; encoded by the exons gAGTGGCTCGGGGACAGGCCTGTCCAGCCCCCCTCTGGCAGCCCAGACCGTCGTCCCCCTGCGGCACTGCAAGATCCCCGAGCTGCCCATGGAGAGGAGCGTCCTGTTcgagctgcagctcttcttctgccACCTCGTCGCCCTCTTCGTCCACTACATCAACATCTACAAGACAGTGTGGTGGTaccctccctcccaccctccctCTCACACCTCCCTG AACTTTCACCTCATTGACTTCAACGTGCTGACGGTGACAACCATCGTCCTGGCACGGCGCCTCATCGGTGCTGTCGTCAAGGAG GCTTCCCAGAGtggcaaggtgtccctgccacgctCCATCTTGCTGGTGCTCACTCGCTTCGCCGTGCTCACGGGCACGGGCTGGAGCTTGTGTCGCTCCATCATCCACCTCTTCAGGACCTACTCCTTCCTCAACCTCCTGTTCCTGTGCTACCC GTTTGGGATGTACATCCCCTTCCTCCAGCTGAACTGTGACTTTCGCAAGGCCGGGCTCTTCACCCAGGTCACCAACATTGGCCCCAGGGACACGGGGGAGGTGACAGCCCGGGGCAGGGACTACCTGACAGTGCTCAAGGAGACCTGGAAGCAGCACACGAGGCAGATGTACGGCATGGAGGCCATGCCCAGCCACGCCTGCTGCCTGTCCCCGGACCTGATCCGCAACGAGGTGGAGTTCCTGAAGATGGACTTCAACTGGCGCATGAAGGAGGTGCTGGTGAGCTCCATGCTCAGTGCCTACTACGTGGCCTTCGTGCCTGTGTGGTTTGTCAAG AACACGCAGTACTACGACAAGCGCTGGTCCTGCGAGCTCTTCCTGCTGGTGTCCATCAGCACCTCGGTGATCCTCATGCAGTACCTGCTCCCTGCCCGCTACTGTGACCTGCTCCACAAGGCTGcagcacacctgggctgctggcaGAAGGTGGATCCTGCCCTCTGCTCCAACGTGCTGCAGCACCA GTGGACTGAGGAGTGCATGTGGCCTCAGGGGGTGCTGGTGAAGCACAGCAAGAACGTCTACAAGGCCGTGGGTCACTACAACGTGGCCGTGCCCTCGGACGTGTCGCACTTCAGATTCCAC TTCTTTTTCAGCAAACCGCTGCGAATCCTCAACATCCTGATCCTGCTGGAAGGAGCTGTCATCTTCTACCAGCTCTACTCGCTGATTTCCTCGGAGAAGTGGCACCAGACGATCTCCCTGGCTCTGATCCTCTTCAGCAATTACTACGCCTTCTTCAAGCTGCTGCGGGACCGCCTGGTGCTGGGCAAAGCCTACTCCTATGCTGCCAGCAGGGACTCAGAGCAGaagttaaattaa